Proteins found in one Thalassomonas actiniarum genomic segment:
- a CDS encoding response regulator transcription factor, with the protein MSLSQVIIADDHPLFRAALKQALCQCIAGEYLENGSPQDETILETDNFDDLIALIEAQSAIELVFLDLHMPGSTGFSGLTRLLNHYPDVAVVMISSEDNPDIMRKAIDLGACAFIPKSADFTTIARAVNTVTEGNTWLPESLLAEQSRQLHHREAQSPDKKLAEKLAQLTPQQYTVLELIADGQLNKQIAYRLNIRETTVKKHVSAILAKFEINNRTQAGIAFQQLNAAHHH; encoded by the coding sequence CCAGTGTATCGCAGGCGAGTACCTGGAAAACGGCTCCCCGCAAGATGAAACCATCCTGGAAACCGATAATTTCGACGATTTGATCGCGCTGATAGAAGCACAGTCTGCCATAGAGCTGGTTTTCCTTGATTTGCATATGCCGGGCAGTACAGGGTTTAGCGGACTCACCCGGCTGCTCAACCATTACCCTGACGTGGCGGTGGTGATGATCTCATCCGAAGATAACCCGGATATTATGCGCAAAGCCATCGACCTTGGCGCCTGCGCTTTTATCCCAAAATCCGCCGACTTCACCACGATTGCCCGGGCCGTCAATACCGTCACCGAAGGCAATACCTGGCTGCCCGAAAGTTTATTGGCGGAGCAAAGCCGGCAGCTGCATCACCGGGAAGCGCAAAGTCCGGATAAAAAACTGGCGGAAAAACTGGCGCAGTTAACCCCGCAGCAATATACGGTATTAGAGCTGATTGCCGACGGCCAGCTCAATAAACAAATTGCCTATCGGCTGAATATTCGTGAAACTACGGTTAAAAAACATGTCTCGGCAATTTTAGCCAAGTTTGAGATTAATAACCGCACCCAGGCGGGCATTGCCTTTCAGCAGCTTAATGCCGCCCACCACCATTAA
- a CDS encoding PAS domain-containing hybrid sensor histidine kinase/response regulator, with translation MQAWLAMDTWLISLLSLGYLALLFVVAYLGEKQPVSQWRSRPFIYSLSLGVSCTSWAFYGTVGQAATTGYAIAPVYIGTIFTLVLAWPLLLKILKISKQQNITSIADFIACRYGRSARIARLVTLVALVGTIPYIAQQLRAVSASFNLLTGTHQSGSQTILAVTLVLTVFSILFGTRQLAASKQNQGLVLAIAFSSVVKLLAFLCVGFFVTYVMFDGFSGLSALAFLENLPDRGAGGGEYGFYPALSQAILGAITILVLPRQFHMMMIENHHSDELKSARYYFPLYLLLINLFVLPIAIAGQLTFSQGEVSADSYVLTLPLIAGQGWLGVVAYLGGLAAAASMVIVATIVLSTMVANEIVNPLLLRLGELKLAGVNLGFSRLDHLMGRIKPYSGGSLLFIRRLAIVGILCLGLFFERLISQQDTLASLGLLSFVLMAQLAPLILGALYWRKASKSAALTALAAGGLLWGYTLLLPGLFGDSPFMAHWLEHGPWGIKWLAPQSLFFLELDAISHGLLVSLLANGVIFILMSRYGRRSVGEKLQADIFLDKSPAMPPMKLTIADLANLLRRFVGQGASDDFLSSIDKKHAMAKPASDFLVARVRVQLAGVLGSASTRLVMKAAVQSQEMPLEAVANIVDEANEALRFNRELLQAGIESINQGISVIDADMRLVAWNQRYLELMDYPPGLLCVGKPVAELLRFNAERGVIPTRDIEGMIVRRLDYMRRGCRHYHQRIWSKGIVLEIQGQAMPGKGFVTTFSDITEHINAKKALKESNELLEKRVEKRTEQLALAKLEAERANQSKTRFLAAASHDLMQPFNALSLYTSMLRQKARGSDFAAIAENISDSLASAEMLLSDLVEISKLDGGAYKTRYSVFPLDEVLAPLAKEFILLSQDRGVRFHYQPSTCYVYSDKKLLRRIVQNFLTNAVNYCRQGRVVLGVRRQGQFISLQVWDNGPGIASDKQEVIFKEFERINDSQDTPGLGLGLAICDRIARLLALPIGLHSLVGRGTGFTLRLPQGNAPELAVAERTEEKVAHLTRELSATQSQSRQSREDNIVPLRGGQKAEQILIIDNDPGVLQAMQSLLESWDYQVIAVEDKSQLEAALANAPGSTLAPILVIADYHLSEGHNGVDVTRELLATRQWSISCIINSADPGEAVRAHVIEAGYRFIRKPIKAMALKRLIRELKGPSDDTKSRAMD, from the coding sequence ATGCAGGCCTGGCTAGCTATGGATACCTGGCTGATTTCCTTGCTCTCCCTGGGTTATCTGGCCTTATTGTTTGTGGTCGCCTATCTCGGGGAAAAACAACCGGTTTCACAGTGGCGCAGCCGCCCCTTTATTTATAGCTTGTCCCTCGGGGTGAGTTGTACCAGCTGGGCGTTTTACGGCACCGTCGGGCAGGCGGCAACAACGGGTTATGCGATTGCTCCTGTCTATATCGGCACTATTTTTACCCTGGTGCTGGCCTGGCCGCTGCTGTTGAAAATCCTGAAAATAAGCAAGCAACAGAATATTACCTCCATCGCCGATTTTATTGCCTGTCGCTATGGCCGTTCGGCCCGGATCGCCCGCCTGGTAACCCTGGTAGCGTTAGTGGGCACCATTCCCTATATTGCCCAGCAGCTGCGGGCGGTAAGTGCGAGTTTTAATTTGCTCACCGGCACCCATCAAAGCGGCAGCCAGACCATATTAGCGGTAACCTTAGTGCTCACGGTTTTCAGCATCCTCTTTGGCACCCGGCAACTGGCGGCGAGCAAGCAAAACCAGGGACTGGTGCTGGCCATAGCCTTCAGCTCCGTGGTTAAGTTGCTGGCGTTTCTTTGTGTCGGATTTTTTGTGACCTATGTGATGTTTGACGGCTTTTCCGGTTTATCTGCTTTGGCTTTCCTGGAAAATTTGCCTGACAGAGGCGCCGGTGGCGGTGAATATGGTTTTTATCCGGCCCTCTCCCAGGCGATATTGGGGGCGATCACTATATTAGTGCTGCCGCGGCAGTTTCATATGATGATGATTGAAAACCATCACAGCGATGAACTTAAATCTGCCCGCTATTATTTCCCCCTGTACCTGCTATTGATCAACCTGTTTGTACTGCCCATTGCCATTGCCGGGCAGTTAACCTTTAGCCAGGGGGAGGTCAGTGCCGACAGTTATGTGCTCACCCTGCCGTTGATTGCCGGGCAGGGCTGGCTGGGGGTGGTGGCCTATCTCGGCGGTTTGGCGGCAGCGGCCAGTATGGTGATAGTGGCGACCATAGTGCTCAGTACTATGGTTGCGAATGAAATTGTGAATCCCCTATTACTCAGGTTAGGCGAACTTAAGTTAGCAGGAGTTAACTTAGGATTTTCCCGGTTAGATCACTTGATGGGGCGGATAAAGCCGTATTCCGGCGGCTCTCTGCTTTTTATTCGCCGTTTGGCGATTGTGGGCATTTTGTGCCTGGGGCTGTTTTTTGAACGCCTGATCAGTCAGCAGGATACCCTGGCGAGCTTAGGTTTATTATCTTTTGTGCTGATGGCCCAGTTGGCTCCCTTGATTCTCGGCGCCCTGTACTGGCGAAAAGCCTCTAAAAGCGCGGCCTTGACGGCACTTGCCGCCGGCGGCCTGCTGTGGGGCTATACCTTATTGCTACCGGGCCTGTTCGGCGACAGTCCGTTTATGGCTCACTGGCTTGAACACGGCCCCTGGGGAATAAAGTGGTTGGCCCCCCAGTCATTGTTTTTTCTGGAACTTGACGCCATCAGTCACGGTTTATTGGTCAGTTTACTTGCCAACGGCGTTATTTTTATTTTGATGTCCCGCTATGGACGGCGCAGTGTCGGTGAAAAACTGCAGGCGGATATCTTTTTGGATAAATCGCCTGCGATGCCGCCAATGAAGCTGACCATAGCGGATCTGGCGAATCTGTTGCGGCGCTTTGTCGGCCAGGGGGCCAGCGATGACTTTCTCTCGTCAATCGATAAAAAGCACGCCATGGCCAAACCAGCGTCCGATTTTTTAGTGGCCCGGGTCAGGGTACAGCTGGCGGGAGTGTTAGGCTCGGCCTCTACCCGCCTGGTGATGAAAGCTGCGGTGCAAAGTCAGGAGATGCCGCTGGAAGCGGTGGCCAATATCGTCGATGAAGCCAATGAAGCCTTGCGCTTTAACCGCGAGCTGTTGCAGGCGGGCATTGAAAGTATCAATCAGGGGATCAGTGTGATTGATGCCGATATGCGCCTGGTGGCCTGGAACCAGCGTTATCTGGAGTTGATGGACTATCCGCCGGGACTGCTTTGTGTCGGTAAACCTGTGGCTGAGCTGTTGCGTTTTAATGCCGAGCGCGGGGTGATCCCAACCCGGGATATCGAAGGCATGATAGTGCGGCGTCTGGATTATATGCGTCGGGGCTGCCGTCATTATCACCAGCGGATCTGGTCCAAGGGCATCGTCTTGGAAATCCAGGGACAGGCGATGCCGGGCAAGGGGTTTGTCACCACCTTTTCTGATATTACCGAGCATATCAATGCCAAAAAGGCGTTAAAAGAAAGCAATGAATTATTGGAAAAACGGGTGGAAAAAAGAACCGAGCAACTGGCGCTGGCCAAGCTTGAAGCGGAAAGGGCCAACCAGAGTAAAACCCGCTTTCTGGCCGCCGCCAGCCATGACTTGATGCAGCCTTTTAATGCCCTGAGTTTATATACCTCTATGCTCAGGCAAAAAGCCCGGGGCTCGGATTTTGCCGCCATTGCCGAGAACATCAGCGACTCCCTGGCCTCGGCAGAAATGCTGTTGTCGGACTTGGTGGAGATCTCGAAACTCGATGGCGGGGCGTATAAAACCCGGTATTCGGTGTTTCCCCTGGACGAAGTGCTGGCGCCGCTGGCAAAAGAATTCATCCTGTTGTCACAGGACAGGGGAGTGCGCTTTCATTACCAGCCGTCTACTTGTTATGTTTACAGCGATAAAAAACTGCTCAGGCGTATTGTTCAGAACTTCCTGACCAATGCCGTGAATTATTGCCGCCAGGGACGGGTGGTGCTCGGGGTTCGCCGCCAGGGGCAATTTATTTCCCTGCAGGTATGGGATAACGGCCCGGGCATAGCAAGTGACAAGCAAGAGGTGATTTTTAAAGAGTTTGAACGCATCAATGACAGCCAGGATACCCCGGGATTGGGACTGGGCCTGGCCATTTGTGACCGTATCGCCCGGTTATTGGCTTTGCCGATAGGTTTGCATTCACTTGTTGGTCGCGGCACCGGCTTTACCTTGCGCCTGCCCCAAGGAAATGCGCCTGAGCTGGCTGTGGCCGAACGGACAGAAGAAAAAGTTGCTCACTTAACCCGGGAACTGTCAGCGACCCAGAGCCAGAGCAGGCAAAGCCGGGAGGATAATATCGTGCCTTTACGCGGTGGACAAAAGGCGGAGCAGATCCTGATCATAGACAATGATCCCGGAGTCTTGCAGGCGATGCAGTCGCTGCTGGAAAGCTGGGATTACCAGGTGATTGCCGTTGAAGATAAAAGTCAGCTGGAAGCGGCATTAGCAAATGCTCCGGGCAGCACGCTTGCACCTATATTGGTGATCGCCGATTATCATTTAAGCGAAGGGCATAACGGGGTGGATGTCACCCGGGAATTGCTGGCGACCCGGCAATGGTCCATCTCCTGTATCATCAATTCCGCCGATCCCGGGGAAGCGGTGCGGGCGCATGTGATTGAGGCGGGATACCGCTTTATCCGCAAGCCGATCAAAGCCATGGCACTGAAAAGGTTGATCAGGGAATTAAAGGGCCCATCGGACGACACCAAGAGCCGGGCAATGGATTAA